A genomic window from Zootoca vivipara chromosome Z, rZooViv1.1, whole genome shotgun sequence includes:
- the NALF2 gene encoding NALCN channel auxiliary factor 2, producing MTGGAASQNRRRCIRTPPNPPEKPCADSERAQKWRLSLASLLFFTVLLSDRLWLCAAAGAQLRAQDRSVARPEAVVRSGGGAAPTAEAQLCPNQDLSSACGQPAAPPRPEAAAASSPDGTAQPCPDLSSACSHRRLLLGPPGPAFPVAAPAEASQPQLAFLELHFRGLRLPFCQDYTVWDLLLGMAAAESLDCSLRSLLADVAAAAGGAQRGEACSSCLEAYQRLDQHAQEKYEEFEELLEKYLQAEDYSVRSCLRDCKAVYKAWLCSEYFNVTQLQCQHRIPCKQYCLEVQTRCPFVLPDNDELIYGGLPGFICTGLLEKELPDQEAKCCDLRWDSCDRHLEGNRNASAKSEPFHDQQHNTPHHHQQRQQQHYNLYYHHTQYHHHHPSLLPVSAGSRLSNSKIRFCVLVLMLLHTMVSFSSVHSSGGLSLGAFPTMDETLARDE from the exons ATGACCGGCGGCGCCGCCTCCCAGAACCGCCGCCGTTGCATCCGAACCCCGCCGAACCCCCCCGAGAAACCGTGCGCCGACTCGGAGCGGGCCCAGAAATGGCGCCTGTCGCTGGcctctctcctcttcttcaccGTCCTTCTCTCCGACCGCCTCTGGCTTTGCGCCGCCGCCGGGGCCCAGCTCAGAGCCCAGGATAGGAGCGTCGCCCGGCCGGAGGCCGTGGTGAGGAGCGGTGGAGGCGCAGCCCCGACAGCGGAGGCGCAGCTCTGCCCCAACCAAGACTTGAGCTCAGCTTGTGGCCAACCGGCCGCGCCTCCCAGACCAGAAGCCGCGGCGGCGAGCAGCCCCGACGGCACGGCGCAGCCCTGCCCGGACTTAAGCTCTGCCTGCAGCCACCGCCGCCTCTTGCTAGGGCCGCCCGGGCCCGCCTTCCCGGTCGCCGCGCCTGCTGAGGCGTCCCAGCCGCAGCTAGCCTTCCTGGAGCTACACTTCCGCGGCCTGCGGCTCCCGTTCTGCCAAGACTACACCGTCTGGGACCTGCTGCTAGGCATGGCCGCCGCGGAGAGTTTGGACTGCAGCCTCCGGAGCCTGTTGGCCGACGTGGCAGCGGCGGCAGGCGGGGCGCAGCGCGGGGAAGCCTGCAGCAGCTGTCTCGAGGCCTACCAGAGGCTGGACCAACACGCTCAGGAAAAGTACGAGGAGTTCGAGGAGCTGCTGGAGAAGTACCTGCAGGCCGAGGACTATTCCGTGCGCTCCTGCCTGAGAGACTGCAAG GCTGTCTACAAGGCATGGCTGTGCTCTGAGTACTTCAATGTGACCCAACTGCAGTGCCAACACCGGATCCCATGCAAGCAATACTGCCTGGAGGTGCAAACAAGATGTCCCTTCGTCTTGCCTGACAATGACGAGCTGATCTATGGAGGGTTGCCTGGCTTCATCTGCACCG GGTTGCTGGAGAAGGAGCTGCCTGACCAGGAAGCCAAGTGCTGTGATTTGCGGTGGGACTCCTGTGACCGGCACCTGGAAGGCAATCGCAATGCATCTGCCAAATCGGAGCCATTCCATGACCAACAACACAACACCCCCCATCACCACCAgcaacggcagcagcagcactacaaCCTCTACTATCACCACAcccaataccaccaccaccacccgtccTTGCTGCCAGTGTCTGCAGGGTCCCGCCTCAGCAACAGCAAGATCCGGTTCTGCGTCCTGGTCCTGATGCTCCTCCACACCATGGTGTCCTTCTCGAGCGTGCACAGCAGCGGGGGACTGAGCTTGGGGGCCTTCCCCACCATGGATGAGACCCTCGCAAGGGACGAGTGA